From the genome of Deferribacteraceae bacterium V6Fe1:
AACCCATAATGTTACATTATTTCCTATTGTGTATATAGCAACAAGTAAAATATTTATACTAATAAACAGCTACTTTTACAAGCTTGACTTCATCACCCCTTGTTATCTCAAGAGTGCTGCTTAAAATCGCCGCAGTAGCATAATCTTCATTTACATAAAGCACTTGAGCTTCACCCACTTTCACCTCTCTGTAAAATCCGCCGTCACTCTTGATACGGACGACTTCTACAATATCACCCTGCTTTATGCCTTCTTTAAAACCCTTATCAAAAACTATCCTATACCCGTCACCGGAAATTGTCATAGATTGAGAAAGGTATACCACTTTACCTTTTCTGTTTGACCTTACTTCAACAAATTGGTCAGACACTTTCATCATATCTTCATCTTTTTTAGCCTTTACATAAAGTCCTTTGCTGATGGAGTCAAAAGCCTTTTTTACTCTCACAACTGCATTGTCTTTTTCTACCTTTTCTACAATACCATAGCCATCTATTTTCAATAGCTCGCCGTTTTCAAAGCTTTCCAAATGTCTTAGAAAAGTAATTTCCTGACCTTCAGCAAACTTTTCTTTGGCAATACTCACTCTTAAAATATCCCCATCTGACACAAAATATTTACCCTCTTGAGTAGCTATTACCTTTTCGGATGGCAGTTTTTTTAACACTAACTCATAATCACTTAATTTTACAACCTTACTTGCACCTACATTGGCAATATTAGCACTTTCTTTATTCGCTACAGTGCCGGCAGCTGCTTCAACCCCTTTTTTAGTTGAATCGCCAATTTTAAAGGTAGCTTCATCTGTCAACTTCAGCACTTCACCATCATTTACAATAACAGGTATATTCAGCTTCTCTTTTGGATAAATGAGGTCAGGATTGTTGATATGGACATTATACTTCCATATTAACGGCCATTTAAAGTTATCCTTATAGTATTTTTCAGAAATATCCCAAAGGGTATCACCCTTTTTTACTACATGCACATCTTGTGCAAAACCGTTCAAAGCAAATAAAGCCAAACTTAAAGATAATAATATTTTTTTCATAATCTACTCCAACCCTTGCAATCTGCTCTTGGCAGTCTTAGCTGCGTCACTATCCGGATACAATGAAATCAGTTTATTGAGTGTATCCTTTGCCCCTTGAATATCCCCCATCTCTTTTTTTGCCAAAGCAATTTTGAGATAAGCATCAGGCACTTTGTTTGCATCGGGGTATTTTTGTATTAAATTAGTTAATGTATCTATACACTCTTGATATTCGTTATTTGAATAGTGTATCTCTGCAATCCAATACATTGCATTATCAGATAAATCATCATTTGGATACAGAGCCAAAAATTCTTCAAACTTCTTTTTGCTTTCAAATAGTTTTCCCGAATTAAAAAGCTCATAAGCATATGAGTAAAGACTTGATTTATCGGAAAAGTTATCCTCGATAACAATTATCTGATTTTCATTATTGCCGGCCTGCGATTTCGTTTGGTTTAAATTATTAACGTTTGCATTTTGCATATTGCCAGATTTTGAAACGCTATCCACCTTAGTCTTCATGATTGTCACTTCATTTGTAACGTATGACATATCATTTCTAACCTGTGCTATTGCCTTTGAGTTGCCGTTTATCTTTTCTTCGTTAATACTGATTTTCCTGTCAAGCTCATCAACATTTACTTTCATATCGGCTATCGATTTTTGTAGATTGATGATTTCTTCATTAAGATTACTTATACTCTGCTTTATCGCCTGATTATCCTGAGCACAGGCAATAAAAAGAAAAGGTAAAACAAATGTTACTATCCCCTTTTTCATAACAGCTCCTATATTACATATTTATCTATCGTATTTATAACAATTCCCAAATCAGGCTTACCGATAAACTCATTGGCACCAATCCCCAAAACTTTCAGCTCATTT
Proteins encoded in this window:
- a CDS encoding LysM peptidoglycan-binding domain-containing protein, coding for MKKILLSLSLALFALNGFAQDVHVVKKGDTLWDISEKYYKDNFKWPLIWKYNVHINNPDLIYPKEKLNIPVIVNDGEVLKLTDEATFKIGDSTKKGVEAAAGTVANKESANIANVGASKVVKLSDYELVLKKLPSEKVIATQEGKYFVSDGDILRVSIAKEKFAEGQEITFLRHLESFENGELLKIDGYGIVEKVEKDNAVVRVKKAFDSISKGLYVKAKKDEDMMKVSDQFVEVRSNRKGKVVYLSQSMTISGDGYRIVFDKGFKEGIKQGDIVEVVRIKSDGGFYREVKVGEAQVLYVNEDYATAAILSSTLEITRGDEVKLVKVAVY
- the ybgF gene encoding tol-pal system protein YbgF, which codes for MKKGIVTFVLPFLFIACAQDNQAIKQSISNLNEEIINLQKSIADMKVNVDELDRKISINEEKINGNSKAIAQVRNDMSYVTNEVTIMKTKVDSVSKSGNMQNANVNNLNQTKSQAGNNENQIIVIEDNFSDKSSLYSYAYELFNSGKLFESKKKFEEFLALYPNDDLSDNAMYWIAEIHYSNNEYQECIDTLTNLIQKYPDANKVPDAYLKIALAKKEMGDIQGAKDTLNKLISLYPDSDAAKTAKSRLQGLE